In the Candidatus Hydrogenedens sp. genome, AAGCCTCTTCTAATAAAAATTGTCTTGATACTCCTTTAATCATACAAACCTCTTCTCCTGAACAAACAGAAGAGTTTGGTCATATTTTCGGGCAATGTTTAAAACCTAATGCAAAAGTAGCACTTATCGGGGATTTAGCGACAGGTAAAACATGTTTTGTTAAAGGGATAGTAAAAGAATTGTGTGGCGATTGTTGGGTTC is a window encoding:
- a CDS encoding tRNA (adenosine(37)-N6)-threonylcarbamoyltransferase complex ATPase subunit type 1 TsaE; amino-acid sequence: MKASSNKNCLDTPLIIQTSSPEQTEEFGHIFGQCLKPNAKVALIGDLATGKTCFVKGIVKELCGDCWV